The following are encoded together in the Peromyscus maniculatus bairdii isolate BWxNUB_F1_BW_parent chromosome 22, HU_Pman_BW_mat_3.1, whole genome shotgun sequence genome:
- the LOC102918515 gene encoding uncharacterized protein LOC102918515: protein MESVTFEDVAVNFTSGEWALLDSRQQKLYKDVMMETFLNLICIEKGLEENIEEDYKDLCRNLGTRVVEKDCGYECDTQCDDTCQPIPKNMINEFMPHIIRGYESLWHVRNIIDHSFSRVYLRVQSRGKQPQYKEAFIHQKHWKNISNSESLQLLETFPREKPYKNQQCKEAFRSLPSDNPHKRIQHGDKFNQNLLRRYTDSPKDDGIHTEVKSFVHKHSEEAFIDSSNAINPEKGHIGEKRYICKQCGKTFKYASCFEKHKVTHREEKLYTCKHCGKAFTRSSYRNIHEKSHSGEKPYACKHCGKTFAILSSCSTHERIHTGEKPYACKHCGKTFTSLTSCRIHERIHSGEKPYACKHCGKTFAILNSCSTHERNHTGEKPYACKHCGKAFSHSSYRNIHERGHTGEKPYACKHCDKTFAILGSLITHERTHTGEKPFICKHCGKAFTQASYCNIHERIHTGEKPYACKHCGKAFTNSNACNIHERIHTAQKPYTCKHCGKAFTQVSSRTIHERIHTGEKPYACKHCGKAFSQASYRNIHERIHTGEKP, encoded by the exons ATG GAGTCCGTGACCTTTGAGGATGTGGCTGTGAACTTCACCTCAGGAGAGTGGGCTTTGTTGGATTCCCGTCAACAGAagctctacaaagatgtgatgatGGAAACCTTCTTGAACCTGATCTGCATAG AGAAAGGACTGGAAGAAAATATTGAAGAGGACTACAAAGATCTCTGCAGAAATCTGGG AACTCGGGTGGTTGAGAAAGACTGTGGATATGAATGTGATACTCAGTGTGATGACACCTGTCAACCAATTCCAAAGAATATGATTAATGAATTCATGCCTCATATAATAAGAGGATATGAAAGCCTATGGCATGTAAGAAATATCATAGATCATTCATTCTCACGTGTGTATCTCAGAGTCCAATCTAGAGGGAAACAACCTCAATATAAGGAAGCTTTTATACATCAGAAACATTGGAAAAATATCAGTAATTCTGAATCTCTTCAGTTACTAGAAACTTTTCCTAGAGAGAAACCTTACAAGAATCAGCAATGTAAGGAAGCCTTTAGGAGTCTTCCTTCTGATAATCCTCACAAAAGAATACAACATGGAGATAAATTCAATCAAAACTTATTAAGGAGATATACAGATAGCCCAAAAGATGATGGAATCCACACGGAAGTGAAATCATTTGTTCATAAGCACAGTGAAGAAGCCTTTATTGATTCCAGTAATGCTATCAACCCTGAAAAAGGTCATATTGGAGAGAAAAGGTACATTTGTAAGCAGTgtgggaaaacatttaaatatgctTCATGTTTTGAGAAACATAAAGTAACTCACAGAGAAGAAAAGCTGTATACATGTAAGCATTGTGGAAAAGCCTTTACCCGATCCAGTTATCGTAACATTCATGAAAAGAGTCAcagtggagagaaaccttatgcaTGTAAGCACTGTGGCAAAACCTTTGCCATTTTGAGTTCATGTAGCActcatgaaagaattcacactggagagaagccttatgcATGTAAGCATTGTGGAAAAACATTCACCAGTCTAACTTCCTGTAGaattcatgaaagaattcacagtggagagaaaccttatgctTGTAAGCACTGTGGCAAAACCTTTGCCATTTTGAATTCATGTAGCACTCATGAAAGAaatcacactggagagaagccttatgcATGTAAGCATTGTGGAAAAGCCTTCAGCCATTCCAGTTATCGTAACATTCATGAAAGgggtcacactggagagaaaccttatgcaTGTAAGCACTGTGACAAAACCTTTGCCATTTTGGGTTCTCTTATCACTCATGAAAgaactcacactggagagaagcctttcATATGTAAGCATTGCGGAAAAGCCTTCACCCAAGCCAGTTATTGTAACattcatgaaagaattcacactggagagaaaccttatgcaTGTAAGCATTGTGGTAAAGCATTTACCAATTCCAATGCTTGTAACATCCATGAAAGAATTCACACCGCACAGAAGCCTTACACATGTAAGCACTGTGGAAAAGCCTTCACCCAAGTCAGTTCTCGTACCattcatgaaagaattcacactggagagaagccttatgcATGTAAGCACTGTGGAAAAGCCTTCAGCCAAGCCAGTTATCGTAACattcatgaaagaattcacactggagagaagccttaa